From Peptostreptococcaceae bacterium, a single genomic window includes:
- the cas2 gene encoding CRISPR-associated endonuclease Cas2 yields the protein MLILVTYDVNTTSKNGGKRLRHVAKCCENYGQRVQNSVFECLVDPAQFTEMKNQLVSIIDEKVDSLRFYYLGANWKNRVEHIGAKESYDPEGVLII from the coding sequence ATGCTGATTTTAGTAACATATGATGTTAATACCACTTCTAAAAATGGTGGAAAGCGTTTGAGACATGTAGCAAAATGTTGTGAGAATTATGGACAGAGAGTTCAGAACTCAGTGTTTGAATGTTTAGTTGACCCGGCACAATTTACGGAAATGAAAAATCAATTAGTTTCTATAATTGATGAAAAAGTGGATAGCCTAAGGTTCTATTATCTGGGGGCTAATTGGAAGAATCGAGTGGAACATATTGGCGCGAAGGAAAGCTATGATCCTGAAGGGGTTCTTATCATATGA
- the cas1c gene encoding type I-C CRISPR-associated endonuclease Cas1, protein MRKLLNTLYITNPDVYLSREGEQVVVKNEGKKSIAVPIHNLEGIISFGYCGASPALMGLCAEKGVSVTFLTEYGKYLASVQGPFSGNILLRKEQFRIAEDSERRLGVSVNFIVAKIMNSRTVLKRAIRDYEEIAGKQQISFVVERLGRQAENARHALNEDELRGIEGDAAKMYFGVFDNLILHEKESFFFHGRSRRPPLDNMNALLSFTYVLLAHEVKSAIEAVGLDPAAGFFHKDRPGRNGLALDMMEELRAYLADRFVLSLVNRRQVSAKDFVVKENRAILMDDDMRKKLLTEWQKRKRIDIKHPYTKEKISLGLLPYIQAQLMARFIRGDIDGYPPFLWR, encoded by the coding sequence ATGAGGAAACTTTTGAATACGCTTTATATTACCAATCCGGATGTATACCTTTCAAGAGAAGGAGAACAAGTCGTTGTAAAAAATGAAGGGAAAAAGTCGATTGCTGTACCTATTCACAATCTTGAGGGTATTATAAGTTTCGGTTATTGTGGAGCTAGTCCAGCGTTGATGGGATTATGTGCGGAAAAAGGCGTTTCAGTAACATTTCTAACAGAATATGGTAAATATTTAGCTTCAGTACAAGGACCATTTAGTGGGAATATACTTTTAAGGAAAGAACAATTCAGAATCGCTGAGGATTCTGAAAGGCGATTAGGAGTAAGTGTGAATTTTATTGTTGCGAAAATAATGAATTCACGTACTGTATTGAAGAGAGCAATTAGAGATTACGAAGAAATTGCAGGGAAACAACAAATAAGTTTTGTTGTAGAGAGACTTGGAAGGCAAGCAGAAAATGCTAGACATGCCTTAAATGAAGATGAGCTGAGAGGAATTGAGGGTGATGCGGCAAAAATGTATTTTGGGGTTTTTGATAATCTGATACTTCACGAAAAGGAGTCGTTTTTCTTTCATGGAAGGAGCCGCCGACCGCCTTTAGACAATATGAACGCTTTGCTTTCATTTACATATGTGTTATTGGCTCATGAAGTGAAATCTGCGATAGAAGCAGTAGGACTTGATCCAGCAGCAGGATTTTTCCATAAAGATAGACCAGGTCGTAATGGGTTGGCATTGGATATGATGGAAGAATTAAGAGCGTATTTAGCAGACCGATTTGTACTTTCATTAGTTAATAGAAGACAGGTTTCAGCCAAAGACTTTGTAGTAAAAGAAAATAGGGCAATTTTAATGGATGATGATATGAGGAAAAAACTATTGACAGAATGGCAGAAGCGTAAAAGGATTGATATAAAGCATCCGTATACAAAAGAAAAAATTTCGCTTGGATTGTTGCCATATATTCAAGCACAATTGATGGCAAGATTTATAAGGGGAGATATTGACGGGTATCCGCCGTTTTTATGGAGATGA
- the cas4 gene encoding CRISPR-associated protein Cas4: MDKYDEKIYLPLSGIQHFVFCKRQWALIHIERQWKENMLTVEGKNLHERADDPYEKEKRSDLIVSRAMPLISKKLGIQGVADIVEFEKTIDGKGIRIRDYDGFWLPHPVEYKRGIPKSDQSDEAQLCLQVLCLEEMMGANIDKAYLYYHQKRRRTRIKMESELREWTVSMAKEMHELFEKGLTPPAEKNKKCGNCSMKELCFPRLTKKARPVSNYINEMMKEGE; the protein is encoded by the coding sequence TTGGACAAGTATGATGAAAAGATTTACTTGCCTTTGTCAGGCATCCAACATTTTGTATTTTGTAAGCGTCAATGGGCGTTGATTCATATAGAAAGACAATGGAAAGAGAATATGCTAACGGTTGAAGGCAAGAATCTTCATGAAAGGGCAGATGATCCATATGAAAAAGAAAAAAGAAGTGATTTGATTGTTTCAAGGGCAATGCCTTTGATTTCGAAAAAACTAGGTATTCAGGGAGTTGCTGATATTGTTGAATTCGAAAAAACTATAGATGGAAAAGGAATAAGAATTAGAGATTATGATGGCTTTTGGCTACCTCATCCAGTTGAATATAAACGAGGAATACCAAAATCTGATCAGTCTGACGAAGCCCAACTATGTTTGCAGGTTTTATGTCTTGAAGAAATGATGGGCGCAAATATTGATAAAGCATATTTATACTATCACCAGAAACGGAGACGGACAAGAATCAAGATGGAATCTGAATTACGGGAATGGACAGTTTCAATGGCTAAAGAGATGCATGAGCTATTTGAAAAAGGGCTTACGCCACCTGCTGAAAAAAATAAAAAATGTGGCAATTGTTCTATGAAAGAGTTATGCTTTCCTCGCTTGACAAAGAAAGCGAGACCAGTTTCAAATTATATTAATGAAATGATGAAAGAAGGTGAATAA
- the cas7c gene encoding type I-C CRISPR-associated protein Cas7/Csd2, producing MENKIIDRRYEFILYYDVQNGNPNGDPDAGNMPRIDPETSKGIVTDVCIKRKVRNYVELAKKNETGFRIYVTEGAVLNEKNKEAYIVNKLKPVSKKLPKEIENSMKVTQFMTDNFYDIRTFGAVMTTEINCGQVRGPVQFGFSRSIDPIVQQDITITRMAVTNEKDRDKERTMGRKHIVPYALYRMEGYVSAAFAQKTGFGEADLELLWESLENMFEHDHSAARGNMATRKLIVFKHESELGNAHAHKLFELVKAENRKDGMPARAFEDYEIAIDKTGVPAGVELIERM from the coding sequence ATGGAAAACAAGATTATTGACAGAAGGTATGAATTTATACTGTATTATGATGTTCAAAATGGGAATCCGAACGGAGATCCGGATGCAGGTAATATGCCTAGAATCGATCCTGAAACTAGCAAAGGCATAGTCACGGATGTTTGCATTAAGCGTAAGGTCAGAAATTATGTTGAATTGGCAAAAAAAAATGAAACAGGATTTAGGATTTATGTTACTGAGGGAGCCGTGTTAAACGAAAAAAACAAGGAGGCCTACATAGTAAACAAATTGAAGCCTGTTTCGAAAAAACTTCCAAAGGAAATTGAGAATTCTATGAAGGTTACTCAATTTATGACAGACAATTTTTATGATATTAGGACATTTGGGGCTGTCATGACAACTGAAATTAATTGTGGACAGGTGAGAGGTCCTGTGCAATTTGGCTTTTCAAGAAGCATTGATCCGATAGTTCAACAGGATATTACAATTACTCGCATGGCTGTTACGAATGAAAAAGATAGGGATAAAGAAAGAACCATGGGAAGAAAACATATAGTGCCCTATGCTCTTTATCGAATGGAAGGATATGTATCTGCTGCGTTTGCTCAAAAGACTGGATTTGGAGAAGCTGATTTGGAACTTCTCTGGGAATCTCTAGAGAATATGTTTGAGCATGATCATTCTGCGGCAAGGGGCAATATGGCAACGAGAAAATTAATTGTTTTTAAGCATGAGAGTGAATTGGGGAATGCTCATGCGCACAAATTATTTGAATTGGTGAAAGCTGAAAACCGTAAGGATGGAATGCCAGCTAGAGCATTTGAAGATTACGAAATAGCTATAGATAAAACAGGAGTTCCCGCCGGTGTTGAGCTTATCGAAAGAATGTAA
- the cas8c gene encoding type I-C CRISPR-associated protein Cas8c/Csd1 — translation MILKALADYYDVLLSDENIDMPKPGFSSAKVSCAAIISRNGELVDINDLRITSEKGKLVSRDINVPAQGKKTCNICSNFMSDNATYVFGLDIKGKPERTQLAAEEFKRYNLEILDNPKDDALKPFLEFLSTFDISGENESKIIAQNREILEEGGNIVFRMDGEHKYIHQLESVKQAWNVYMERLLDSAEQGQCLVSGEKGPIAKLHPSIKGIVGGQATGTSLVSFNKRSFESYGKTEKQGFNAPVSNRVAAAYTSALNFMTRSRNNHLRIGDATTVFWAEKSHSGIEESVFAELINPSNDESNKKEGKQVDSNAQNTVAKLLDRARKGLPILEKANEAINPESKFYILGLAPNASRVSIRFWHVDKFGTLLENLLMHQLDMTIDRKDENNVISTWKVLKEISVHKDLKNLSPLMAGKLTEAIIRGTQYPQSLYTAVITRIRADNDVNYIRAGLIKACLKRKMRVYDNRKEGDFTVALNHDNKNTGYLLGRLFAVMEKAQKDALGEKINSTIKDRYFSSATATPGAVFPTLVKLAQYHIEKSDYGYARDREIQQIMQSIDSFPAHLNLDDQGQFILGYYHQKQSFYTKKTEDKQGGK, via the coding sequence ATGATATTAAAGGCGTTGGCGGACTACTATGATGTGTTGCTTAGTGATGAAAATATAGATATGCCAAAACCGGGTTTCTCAAGCGCAAAGGTTTCCTGCGCTGCTATTATCTCAAGAAATGGTGAATTGGTTGACATAAATGATCTTCGAATAACGAGTGAAAAAGGAAAACTTGTTTCTAGGGACATAAATGTGCCTGCACAAGGGAAAAAGACATGTAATATATGTTCAAATTTCATGAGTGATAATGCTACCTATGTGTTCGGACTTGATATAAAAGGAAAGCCTGAGCGGACACAGCTTGCTGCAGAGGAATTCAAGAGATACAATCTCGAAATATTGGACAATCCGAAAGACGATGCATTGAAACCGTTTTTAGAGTTTTTATCAACGTTCGATATAAGTGGAGAAAACGAATCAAAAATAATTGCACAAAATAGAGAAATACTAGAAGAAGGAGGTAATATTGTTTTCAGGATGGATGGCGAACATAAGTATATTCATCAGCTTGAATCTGTTAAGCAAGCTTGGAATGTGTACATGGAGAGGCTACTAGATTCTGCTGAGCAAGGTCAATGTCTTGTTAGCGGGGAAAAGGGTCCCATTGCAAAACTTCACCCTAGTATCAAGGGAATTGTCGGGGGGCAAGCAACCGGGACATCCTTGGTTTCATTCAACAAAAGATCGTTTGAGTCCTATGGAAAAACCGAAAAGCAGGGGTTTAATGCACCCGTGAGTAATCGAGTTGCTGCTGCGTATACTTCGGCGTTGAACTTTATGACAAGGTCAAGAAACAATCATTTGCGTATTGGTGATGCAACTACTGTATTTTGGGCTGAAAAGTCACATTCAGGAATCGAAGAAAGTGTTTTTGCTGAATTGATTAATCCATCCAATGATGAAAGCAACAAAAAAGAAGGGAAGCAAGTCGATTCCAATGCTCAAAATACAGTAGCAAAGCTTCTTGATAGGGCAAGAAAGGGGCTCCCGATTCTTGAAAAAGCGAATGAAGCTATTAATCCCGAAAGCAAATTCTACATACTAGGCCTTGCGCCTAATGCCTCTCGCGTTTCAATTCGGTTTTGGCATGTAGATAAGTTCGGAACCTTGCTTGAGAATCTCTTAATGCATCAACTTGATATGACAATTGACCGCAAGGATGAAAACAATGTTATTTCAACATGGAAAGTTTTAAAGGAAATAAGTGTTCATAAGGACCTTAAGAATCTTTCGCCATTAATGGCCGGAAAATTGACGGAGGCGATAATTCGCGGAACGCAGTATCCTCAAAGCCTTTATACTGCAGTAATCACAAGAATTAGAGCGGATAATGATGTTAACTACATAAGAGCCGGTTTGATTAAAGCCTGCTTAAAGAGAAAAATGCGTGTATATGATAATAGAAAGGAAGGTGATTTCACCGTGGCTTTGAATCATGACAATAAAAACACAGGATATCTATTAGGTAGATTGTTTGCCGTAATGGAGAAAGCACAGAAAGATGCGCTTGGGGAGAAAATCAACTCGACAATTAAGGATAGATACTTTAGTTCAGCAACTGCAACACCAGGGGCGGTTTTTCCCACATTAGTTAAACTTGCCCAGTATCATATTGAAAAATCTGATTATGGCTATGCTAGGGATAGGGAAATTCAGCAGATTATGCAATCGATAGACAGCTTCCCGGCGCATTTGAATTTAGATGATCAAGGTCAATTTATATTGGGATACTATCATCAAAAGCAATCTTTCTATACAAAAAAAACAGAAGATAAACAAGGAGGAAAATAA
- the cas5c gene encoding type I-C CRISPR-associated protein Cas5, with amino-acid sequence MEYGIRIRVWGDWACFTRPEMKVERVSYDVMTPSAARGILEAIHWKPAISWVIDAIYVEKPVRFENIRRNEVESKVSASKVKSVMNGNEAKNFFIDINKERQQRASMILRDVSYIIEAHFEMTDKAGEDDNEGKHRDIFRRRAIGGKCFHRPYLGCREFPAMFEWVEEKSEIKTINESGDLGWMLFDIDFKNDMTPGFCRLVMKEGRIEIPSRKEVFS; translated from the coding sequence ATGGAGTACGGGATCAGAATTAGAGTTTGGGGAGATTGGGCATGTTTCACAAGACCTGAAATGAAAGTTGAAAGAGTCAGCTACGATGTAATGACACCCTCTGCGGCAAGGGGTATATTAGAGGCAATTCATTGGAAGCCTGCAATTAGTTGGGTTATTGACGCTATTTATGTAGAGAAACCTGTTCGTTTTGAAAATATAAGACGGAATGAGGTTGAAAGCAAGGTTTCTGCATCTAAAGTAAAAAGCGTGATGAACGGTAACGAAGCAAAAAATTTCTTTATTGATATCAACAAAGAGCGTCAACAGAGAGCATCTATGATTTTGAGAGATGTATCATATATTATTGAAGCACATTTCGAAATGACCGATAAGGCTGGAGAAGATGATAATGAAGGAAAGCATCGTGATATTTTTAGAAGAAGGGCGATAGGTGGGAAATGCTTCCATAGACCATATCTTGGCTGCAGGGAGTTCCCGGCAATGTTTGAGTGGGTTGAAGAGAAAAGTGAGATAAAAACAATCAATGAAAGTGGAGATTTGGGATGGATGCTTTTTGACATCGATTTCAAAAATGATATGACGCCAGGGTTCTGCAGGCTTGTTATGAAAGAGGGACGCATAGAAATTCCTTCTAGAAAGGAAGTGTTCTCATGA
- the cas3 gene encoding CRISPR-associated helicase Cas3', with protein MAYYGHSGENLDKSDWQTLKDHLVNVSEMAGKFAEGFGAKEMAEMAGILHDIGKYSNAFQSRLEGSGIRVNHSTAGAKEAFAMCGKLWGTSLAYAISGHHGGIPNGGKVSPSDLHGRLQSEVKDYSAYKSEIFSLLNDDWNKPRMEIENKIVAFQMANLVRMVYSCLVDADFLDTESVLDEKRSHMRKCSESIEELFHRFEKHMDILQNNASSTSINSQRRHIYDCCYKKGLNDRGLFSLTVPTGGGKTLSSMAFALRHAKKHGLKRIIYVIPFTSIIEQNADVFRKIFGDENVLEHHSSYQFENFANANENSIDDLQRSLRLATENWESPVVVTTNVQFFESLFSNKPSKCRKLHNIANSVIILDEAQMLPFEYLKPAVSMLGDFVMNYHSSVVLCTATQPSLNPFFSDRLNISEIIDNQEELTKDFKRVSVYYIDMFSNEKLKERILSEHQVLCIVNTRRHAAALYRLMEGERGVIHLSARMCPAHRREALKRIKTLLSENAECRVVSTQLVEAGVDIDFPVVYRASAGLDSIAQAAGRCNREGKLKEGKVFVFEPEKMGMPGGWLSSTAARGREIIRSLKANEDVLDSGPIQRYFKLLYWEDEKLLDKKRIMERSRLGDKDFIYPFSDIAKDFKLIENDMVSVIVPYGLKSDDLKHHKLESIFNKLRFSKYKKGVINELQPYTVQVYRHEFKKLIEAGALEQPVDGIYLLVRGNLYKPDMGLEIPDVAYRQDEELVF; from the coding sequence ATGGCTTATTATGGACATTCTGGGGAAAATCTCGATAAAAGCGATTGGCAAACATTAAAGGATCATTTGGTTAATGTTTCGGAAATGGCGGGAAAATTTGCAGAAGGTTTTGGTGCGAAAGAAATGGCGGAAATGGCTGGTATTTTACACGATATCGGCAAGTATTCTAACGCATTTCAATCGAGACTTGAGGGTTCGGGAATAAGAGTCAATCATTCAACAGCGGGAGCAAAAGAGGCTTTTGCTATGTGCGGTAAATTGTGGGGAACGTCATTGGCGTATGCGATATCGGGGCACCATGGTGGTATTCCAAATGGCGGCAAAGTTTCTCCTTCTGATTTACACGGAAGATTGCAATCTGAAGTCAAAGATTACTCGGCATATAAATCAGAGATTTTCAGTTTGTTGAATGATGATTGGAACAAACCGAGAATGGAAATTGAAAATAAAATTGTTGCCTTTCAAATGGCGAATCTTGTTAGGATGGTTTATTCATGCTTGGTAGATGCGGATTTCTTAGATACTGAAAGCGTGCTTGATGAGAAAAGGTCACATATGCGAAAGTGCAGCGAGTCTATAGAGGAACTCTTCCATAGATTTGAAAAACATATGGATATACTGCAAAATAATGCTTCGAGTACTTCGATTAATAGCCAGCGCAGGCATATTTACGATTGTTGTTATAAAAAAGGTTTAAACGACAGAGGATTATTCAGCTTAACTGTGCCTACGGGGGGAGGAAAGACATTATCTTCCATGGCTTTTGCTTTACGGCACGCGAAGAAACATGGCTTAAAACGAATTATTTATGTAATTCCTTTTACGAGCATAATTGAACAGAACGCAGATGTTTTTAGGAAAATTTTCGGTGATGAGAATGTATTGGAACATCATAGTTCTTATCAGTTCGAAAATTTTGCAAATGCAAATGAAAACTCAATTGATGATTTACAGAGAAGTTTACGTTTGGCGACAGAGAATTGGGAGTCCCCTGTTGTTGTTACTACAAATGTGCAGTTTTTTGAATCGTTATTTTCAAATAAACCTTCAAAATGCAGAAAGTTACATAATATTGCTAATAGTGTGATTATATTGGATGAAGCACAAATGCTTCCATTTGAGTACTTGAAACCGGCTGTTTCAATGCTTGGGGATTTTGTGATGAATTATCATTCTTCTGTTGTTTTATGTACAGCTACTCAACCATCTCTAAACCCTTTTTTTTCGGATAGGCTTAATATTTCTGAAATCATTGATAATCAGGAAGAATTGACCAAAGATTTCAAAAGGGTTTCTGTTTATTATATCGATATGTTTTCAAATGAAAAACTAAAAGAACGAATATTGAGCGAGCATCAAGTGCTTTGCATAGTAAATACTAGAAGACATGCGGCGGCGCTTTATAGGTTGATGGAAGGAGAAAGGGGAGTAATACATTTAAGCGCAAGGATGTGCCCTGCGCATCGAAGAGAAGCGTTAAAAAGAATAAAAACACTATTGAGTGAAAATGCTGAATGTCGCGTGGTTTCGACGCAACTCGTTGAAGCGGGAGTGGATATTGATTTTCCTGTCGTTTATCGAGCATCCGCAGGTCTTGATTCAATTGCGCAGGCGGCAGGCAGATGTAATAGGGAAGGAAAACTCAAAGAAGGAAAAGTATTTGTTTTTGAACCGGAAAAAATGGGGATGCCTGGTGGTTGGTTATCAAGTACAGCGGCTAGGGGCAGGGAAATTATCCGAAGCTTAAAGGCAAATGAAGATGTGCTTGATTCAGGCCCAATACAAAGATATTTTAAACTTTTGTATTGGGAGGACGAGAAGCTTTTGGATAAAAAAAGAATAATGGAGAGGAGCCGACTAGGAGATAAGGATTTCATATATCCCTTTTCCGATATTGCAAAGGATTTTAAACTGATAGAAAACGATATGGTTTCTGTGATTGTTCCTTACGGTTTGAAATCTGATGATTTAAAACACCATAAACTCGAATCAATTTTTAATAAATTAAGGTTTTCAAAATATAAGAAGGGAGTGATTAATGAGTTGCAGCCGTATACCGTACAAGTCTATCGCCATGAATTTAAGAAATTGATTGAGGCGGGAGCATTGGAACAACCGGTTGACGGAATCTATCTGTTGGTAAGAGGCAACCTGTATAAACCGGATATGGGTTTGGAAATCCCAGATGTTGCGTATAGACAGGACGAAGAATTAGTATTTTAG
- a CDS encoding DUF445 family protein, giving the protein MDIYYRLIFMAIVGAIIGWSTNVTAIKMIFRPIKPIRIPILGFTLQGLIPKRRGEIAKNIADTVEKELVSLEEIIDELVNDDSKEQIFALIKNKLKNVADERFPSFIPFTFKIMILDHINKIIDEESEGAINEMTEMLVHKAIEKVSISDMIEEKINMADYNKIEEIILTIAKKELKHIELLGGVIGLLIGLAQGLIVILV; this is encoded by the coding sequence ATGGATATATATTACCGTTTAATTTTTATGGCGATTGTTGGAGCTATTATAGGATGGTCTACTAATGTCACGGCCATTAAGATGATTTTTAGGCCCATTAAGCCAATAAGGATTCCTATTTTGGGATTTACCTTACAGGGACTGATACCAAAGAGAAGAGGCGAAATAGCAAAAAACATTGCTGATACAGTCGAGAAGGAACTTGTTTCTCTTGAAGAGATTATAGATGAATTGGTTAACGACGATAGCAAGGAACAGATTTTCGCTTTAATCAAAAACAAGCTGAAGAATGTTGCTGATGAAAGATTTCCTTCTTTCATACCGTTTACATTTAAAATCATGATTTTGGATCATATAAACAAGATTATAGATGAAGAGAGCGAAGGCGCAATCAATGAAATGACTGAAATGCTTGTGCATAAGGCGATTGAAAAGGTTAGCATATCGGATATGATAGAAGAAAAAATAAACATGGCCGATTATAATAAGATAGAGGAAATTATTTTGACAATAGCAAAGAAGGAATTAAAGCATATTGAGCTTCTAGGCGGGGTTATAGGACTGTTGATAGGCTTGGCGCAGGGATTGATAGTGATTCTTGTATAG
- a CDS encoding transposase, translating to MILANKVRLSPTEEQEQKLWQSAGTARFIYNWTLNRQEENHENEGKFISDNDLRKELTILKKTELTWLSEVSNNIAKQAVKDGCGAYIKFFKGLSDKPRFKSRRRSKPSFYNDTSKLKIKESSVLIEKELPVVELTGESIGIDVGIKDLAICSNGMTFKNINKTVAVKQLEKRLRRLQRRVSGKYQKNKEGSKFVKTSNIVKLEKQIRLLHRRLTNIRSNYNHQTTNQIVKTKPSRVVMETLNIKRMMKNKHLSKAIAKQGLSEFKRQMKYKCEFNGIEFVEADKWFPSSKTCSECGHVKEKLSLSERTYICEECGCVIDRDYNASINLSRYELVS from the coding sequence ATGATACTGGCGAATAAAGTTAGATTATCTCCAACTGAAGAGCAAGAACAGAAGTTGTGGCAATCAGCTGGTACTGCTAGGTTCATATATAATTGGACATTAAATCGACAGGAAGAAAATCATGAAAATGAAGGCAAGTTCATCTCTGATAATGATTTAAGAAAAGAATTGACAATATTAAAGAAAACCGAACTTACTTGGCTTAGTGAAGTATCTAACAATATAGCAAAACAAGCGGTTAAAGATGGTTGTGGAGCTTATATTAAGTTCTTTAAAGGATTATCAGATAAACCTCGATTCAAGAGTCGAAGAAGATCCAAGCCTTCTTTCTATAATGACACTTCAAAGCTTAAAATTAAAGAAAGTTCTGTGCTAATCGAAAAAGAATTACCTGTTGTTGAATTGACGGGTGAGAGTATTGGTATTGATGTTGGAATCAAAGATTTAGCAATATGCTCAAATGGAATGACATTCAAAAATATAAACAAAACAGTAGCAGTTAAACAACTTGAAAAAAGGTTGCGTAGATTACAACGCAGGGTATCAGGCAAATACCAAAAAAACAAAGAAGGGAGTAAGTTCGTCAAAACAAGTAATATTGTAAAACTTGAAAAGCAGATTAGATTACTTCATAGAAGATTAACAAACATAAGAAGTAATTATAATCACCAAACAACGAATCAGATAGTGAAAACCAAGCCATCAAGGGTTGTTATGGAAACGCTTAACATCAAGAGAATGATGAAGAACAAGCATTTATCAAAAGCAATAGCAAAACAAGGATTGTCTGAATTTAAAAGGCAAATGAAGTATAAATGTGAGTTCAATGGAATCGAGTTTGTAGAAGCTGACAAATGGTTTCCATCATCAAAGACTTGTAGTGAGTGTGGACATGTAAAAGAAAAACTTTCACTGTCTGAAAGGACATATATCTGTGAGGAATGTGGTTGTGTTATAGACAGAGATTATAACGCAAGCATCAATTTATCAAGATATGAATTAGTAAGCTAA
- the hslO gene encoding Hsp33 family molecular chaperone HslO: MESKLIRGTAEAGQFRFFIGETTELVEKARKVHGTTAVSSAALGRLITASSMMGWMMKGKKDKLTLQIKGDGVISHIVSVSDSNGTTKGYVSNPNAPFKLNENEKLDVGGSIGSGQLIVIQDFGLKEPYIGRLDLVSGEIAEDLAAYFMYSKQEPSAVSLGVFVERDHIVGAAGGFIIQPMPGCNPFLLDILEDHIKRLDSVTDIVKAASGDVKKMAEIILKPFQFKILEEKEVAYACDCSRKKVEKAVISLGKSEIIKMIEEDGQAEVNCHFCNTKYVIDSARLKKLLDEATSS; this comes from the coding sequence ATGGAAAGCAAATTAATAAGAGGCACGGCAGAGGCCGGCCAATTCAGGTTTTTCATAGGGGAGACTACTGAGCTGGTCGAAAAGGCCAGAAAAGTACATGGAACCACGGCTGTTTCTTCGGCGGCGCTCGGACGGCTTATTACGGCATCGTCTATGATGGGATGGATGATGAAAGGAAAGAAAGACAAGCTTACGCTTCAAATAAAAGGGGATGGCGTTATTTCCCATATCGTTTCGGTTTCGGATTCCAATGGAACAACCAAGGGCTATGTCTCGAATCCGAATGCCCCATTTAAGCTTAATGAAAACGAAAAGCTGGATGTGGGCGGTTCAATTGGAAGCGGTCAGTTGATTGTTATTCAAGATTTTGGGTTAAAGGAACCGTATATCGGGCGCCTGGATTTGGTTTCAGGTGAGATAGCCGAGGACCTTGCGGCATACTTTATGTATTCAAAACAGGAGCCTTCTGCTGTATCACTTGGGGTTTTCGTAGAAAGGGACCACATAGTAGGAGCGGCTGGAGGGTTTATAATTCAGCCAATGCCAGGTTGCAATCCTTTCCTACTAGACATATTGGAGGACCACATTAAAAGGCTCGATTCCGTAACCGACATTGTAAAGGCGGCAAGCGGAGACGTAAAAAAGATGGCTGAGATAATACTTAAGCCTTTCCAATTTAAAATTCTTGAAGAGAAGGAAGTGGCATATGCCTGTGATTGTAGCAGAAAAAAAGTGGAGAAGGCGGTAATCAGTTTGGGCAAAAGTGAAATAATCAAGATGATAGAGGAAGACGGACAGGCGGAAGTAAATTGCCATTTCTGCAATACCAAATACGTAATAGACAGCGCACGGCTGAAAAAATTGCTTGACGAGGCAACATCATCTTGA